ATCTTCGACCAGCTGGGGCTGTCCCACCAGTTATGCCGCCGCTGGCAGGGGCCTTCGGATACGAGGAGCTGAAACAAGTATGTGATGAGGGGGAAGGAGAGGACTTTTTGGAAAAAGTCCTCTCCTTCCCCCTCAAAGTCCCCCATCCTCTCCCAAAAACGTTTGCTCTGGTCTATGGCAGGATGAAGTAGCGTGGCAGACCGTGCCCGACGCCTCTGTCCCCCGGGAATATAGGGAAGGTCCATCCGGCATCTTTCATATGGAAAGGCACAAGGAGCGGAAGTGGAAAAATGATGCCCCGGGGATCAAGGCCATCCGCATGGCGGATGGTTTTCCCTTTCGCACCGTGGAGCGCAACAAGGTCAAAGCCATAATAAAAAAACCGCCCCCCGAAGGGAGCGGTCGCTGTCACAGGACAAAGAAAGAGGGATTACCAGCCGCGATGGTGGTAACGGCTCTTTTCCTGCTGGTTGCCTACGATACCACCGGCCAGAGCCCCCATACCGGCACCGGCCAGCGCGCCCCAGCCCACGGAACCGCCGGAAATGGCGGCCACACCGGCACCGCCCAGCGTACCCAGCGCGGCACCGCTGGCCACGCCCTGCTGGGTGGGGGACATGTTGGTGCAGGCGACGCCCGTCGCCATGAAGGCGGCCATCAAGATGATCGCAAACAGTTTTTTCATAGAAGTCTCCACAATACGCATCGGCGTATCAGCTCGTGAGGGACGATCCGTTATTGAGCGGCCGCAAGACGCGGCTCGATGAGTTCAAACCACAGCACACCCAGGACAGGACGATCCAGCCTGTCAGGATGGGCCGCATACCAGGCATCCACTTCTTCCACGATGGTGGTGCGTTTCACGTCCTTGAACGCCTTCATCCAGCCTTTTTCGAACTTGGAAAGGTTGGATACGGGCATCTTGCCGTTCTTGGCGGCCAGTTCGGCTTCCCGGCTGTTGACGAAATATTCCGTGACGATGGCAGTATCCATACCGAACAGGAAACTCAGCTTGTTGTCCAGGCTGCTTTTCTGCCACACGCTGCCCGTGAATTGCAGCACGGGGTTGTTGCCCTTGTCCTGGTCTGCCGCCTGGACGCCGGCAGCTCCGAAAACAAGCGCTGCAGCCAGGCAAAGGCTCATGATGGCTTTTTTCACTCCAGACTCCTTTGATCCGTTGCCCTTGCGGACGGTTGAAGGCCGACCTGCCTGCGCAGATTCGGACCGGTATCACGACGATAGCCCAAGTGCGCAGGTGATGGCAAGCCTGTGCCGAAACCTTGGCACCGCTCGTGTGAGCGAAACGTCAGGGCCCGGGAATAGCGGTGTTTTTTCTTTTTCCCGCTCCTGAGCTCTTCGCCCGCTGACAGCCGCGCATCCCCGCTATGGCTGTGCCGGCTCAAGAGCTTTCGTCAGCGGCTATCCCTGGACGGATATTGTCCGCATCCCCGGGGGCTCCCCTGCCCTTTTGCCGCAGGTCCATCCCTGCGCATCCATCACCGCCCCTTCCCTCCACGA
This is a stretch of genomic DNA from Desulfovibrio piger. It encodes these proteins:
- a CDS encoding glycine zipper domain-containing protein, coding for MKKLFAIILMAAFMATGVACTNMSPTQQGVASGAALGTLGGAGVAAISGGSVGWGALAGAGMGALAGGIVGNQQEKSRYHHRGW